The genomic stretch AGCCGTAAGGCGCTGTATACCCTCTGACGCCTGCCCGGTGCCGGAACGTTAAGGGGAGGGGTTAGCCGCAAGGCGAAGCTCTGAACCGAAGCGCCGGTAAACGGCGGCCGTAACTATAACGGTCCTAAGGTAGCGAAATTCCTTGTCGGGTAAGTTCCGACCTGCACGAATGGCGTAACGACTTGGGCGCTGTCTCGACCAGAGACTCGGCGAAATTGCATTGGCTGTGAAGATGCGGCCTACCCATGGTAGGACGGAAAGACCCCGGGACCTTTACTGTAGTTTGGTGTTGGTGTTCGGTTCGAGTTGCGTAGGATAGGTGGGAGGCGTTGAAGCAGGGGTTTTGGCCCTTGTGGAGCCAACGGTGAAATACCACTCTTCTCGTGCTGGGCGTCTAACGAGGGTCCGTTATCCGGATCTCGGACAGCGCCAGGCAGGCAGTTTGACTGGGGCGGTTGCCTCCCAAAAGGTAACGGAGGCGTCCAAAGGTTCCCTCAGCACGGTTGGCAATCGTGCGTCGAGTGTAAGAGCACAAGGGAGCTTAACTGCGAGACCGACGGGTCGAGCAGATGCGAAAGCAGGGTCTAGTGATCCAGCGGTGGCGTGTGGAAGCGCCGTTGCTAAACGGCTAAAAGGTACCCCGGGGATAACAGGCTGATCAGGCCCAAGAGTCCACATCGACGGCCTGGTTTGGCACCTCGATGTCGGCTCGTCGCATCCTGGGGGTGGAGCAGCTCCCAAGGGTCCGGCTGTTCGCCGGTTAAAGCGGTACGCGAGCTGGGTTTAGAACGTCGTGAGACAGTTCGGTCCCTATCCACCATGGGCGCAGGAGACTTGAGGAAGGCTGTCCCTAGTACGAGAGGACCGGGACGGACGCACCTCTCGTGTGCCAGTTGTTCTGCCAAGAGCATGGCTGGTTGGCGATGTGCGGAAGGGATAACCGCTGAAAGCATCTAAGCGGGAAGCTCGTTCCAAGATGAGGTCTCCCACAGGGAAACCTGGTAAGGCCCCCGCAAGGCTAGCGGGTTGATAGGCCGGAGGTGGAAGCGTGGCAACACGTGGAGCCGACCGGTACTAATAGGCCGAGGCCTTGGTTCGCTCACGCTCGCTATAGGGTGCTCAATGTGCCCGTAGATTGACAAACGTGGGGCGCAATCCCCAAATAGAGTTTCGGTGGCCATGGCGGAGGGGTCACACCCGGTCCCATCCCGAACCCGGAAGTTAAGTCCTCCAGCGCCGATGGTACTGCGCGGGCAGCTGCGTGGGAGAGTAGGACGCCGCCGAGACACTTCGAGGCCGGTCCAATTGGACCGGCCTCGGCCTATGTACGCCGGGCATGTGCAATCGCTTGGAGGTGAAAGTCCTCTGGACGCGGAGGTGGTCCGTAGTCCGAGCCAAAGGCAACTGCGTCACCGCGAGGTGGGGTGGGGAGGAAGCCGGAGGCGAAACCCTGCACCGAGGAACACGAACCGCATATGAGGCGGGACGACCTGGATGAGCTGGCATGGCACAGCGAAGTCCGTACCCACCGAAGGGTCGTTCCGTAAATGCGGCGGGCGTAGGGGGAAAGTGGTTGTGCTTATCCCGGGAGATCTGCCGGAGTGTCAGAGCACAAGCATGGCTGAGGTCGAGCCATCGCCTGACCGCTGTCGCAGCGATGCGCCGGCGGACCCGGCAGAAGTCAGCAGAGGCCATAGTAGTGACGCTGTTCGTCGCGAAGGGCCGAACGTAAAGCGAAAGGACGATCATGTCCGGCTCGTGCAGACGCGCAAAGTGCAGCCAACCCGTCGTGGACGGGCCTGGGACGGTGCCGACGTGGTGAATCCACGGACCTCCGTTCCAGAGCAGATGCGTTTGCCGGTGCCCGGCATCGAAGATCCTCACCCCACCCGTTCTCTGTGGGACGACGTTTTCGCCGTCTCGAACATCGAACGGGCGATCCGACGTGTTGAGCGGAACAAGGGCGCTCCCGGTATCGATGGGGTGTCCACCCAAGAGCTGCGATCGCACTGGCGCACGCACTGGCCCGCGATCAATGCTGCGCTCGACGCTGGCGCCTACCAACCCGCACCCGTTCGCAGGGTGGAGATTCCAAAGCCCGATGGCGGCGTGCGAGTCCTGGGGGTGCCCACGGTGCAAGACCGTGTGATCCAGCAGGCTATCTTGCAGGTGCTCACTCCGATCTTCGACCCGACGTTTTCCGAGCAGAGTTTCGGGTTCCGTCCGAACCGCAGCGCGCATCAAGCCGTGAATGCGGCCCGGCGTTTCGTTGAGGAGGGCTCGGAGGTGGTCGTGGAGATTGATCTGGATCGTTTCTTTGACCGGATCAACCACGACATGCTCATGGCGAGGGTTGCGAGAAAGGTAAAAGACAAGCAAGTGCGCAAGCTGATCCGCTCTTTGCTGAACGCGGGCGTGATGGACGCTGGCGTGTGTGTGCGGACCGAGGAAGGAACCCCGCAAGGGGGGCCACTTTCGCCGCTGCTCGCCAATGTCATGCTCGACGATTTGGATCAGGAGTTGGAAAAGCGAGGGCATCGCTTCGTCCGTTACGCCGATGACTTAACGATCTACGTCGAAAGCGAGCGGGCGGGGCAGCGCGTCTTCGAGAGTATCTGCGGATTCATCGAGAAGCGATTGAAGCTCCGCGTGAACCGTTCAAAATCCAAAGTGGTTTCCGCTACGCGAGCGCATCTGCTCGGCTTTGGACTCTTGAAACGGAAAGGGACGGTTGGTGTCCGGATCGATTCGTTGGCAAAACGCAAGGCCAAGGATCGCATCCGGCGTCTGACATCCCGCAGCAGGGGTGTGTCGATGGAGCGCCGCATCCGCGAGGTCAACGCCTACATTCGCGGCTGGGTGAACTACTTCGGCCTGTCCGACACGCCGAGCACTTTCGACGAACTCGATCAGTGGCTTCGCCGCAGGCTCCGGCAGGCTCGTTGGAAGCAGTGGAAGCGGATACGCACCAAGGTTCGGATGCTTCGATCTTTGGGGATTCCCAAGCAGAAGGCCTATGAGTGGGCCAACACGCGAAAGGGCTCCTGGCGCACCGCAGGTTCTGCCCCACTTCAGCGAGCGATGCCCAACGCCTATTGGTCAGCCCTCGGCCTTGTTGGCTTCACCGAGGCTTACCGCCGTGTCAGGGAGTCTTTGCGAACCGCCGGATGCGGGCCCGCATGTCCGGTGGTGTGAGAGGGGCGGGGTAAACCCCCGCCCCCTACTCGATTTCCTCCTCTGCGCTCTGGGCGCGTTGGGGCGGGCGCCGGATGAAGGAATCGGGCCATCGCGCGGCGAATCAGTTGGCAAACACGTCGAGGGCGGCTGAACCTGGCTGCTGCATCGGAGGGACGAATGAGGAGCATAAAGACCTGGGGTCTAGTCGCATCGATTGCGCTGGTGGGATCCTTGGTACCCCTGGGCGCACACGCCGGCGAGTGGTGCGCCTCGAACATCGTGGTATTCAGCGGGGTGGATGCAGTCGGATCGGTGAACTCGAATGCCGCAGTGTGCATCGCGGAGGACGTCTGGGGCGAGGATACGGGCTATGACGGCCGGATCATCAACCCGGGGTCCGATTTCGTGTCCGTGCGATACGTCAACCCGTATTCGCTCACGGATGAGACGCTCACCGCCTATCTCGATGGGCTCGGGTTCGAGAACACGGAGATCACGCTCACCCGCGTGGAGTCCGCGACCGGTGAGGCAGTCTACGACTCCGAGCACCTTGACTTGGCCGCCGATGCCGTGGGGTGTATCACAGCGTCGATTCCGGCATTGATGCCGGATGAGGCGCCGAACTCGTTCCACACCGTGGGCGCTAGCTGCCCATAGGTTCTCGTGATTCGACGAAGGGCCGGCTCTGCCGGCCTTTCGTGTTCCCGGCCGTGTCGAGCTGTCGTTCTGGGCCCATGTGTGCGCGCGAGCATTCGGGAGCCCGCGCGCGCCGGTACACTTGCTGTGTGAGACCCCCAATCAAAGACTCAGAGCGGTTGCCGCGCGCGCTGGAGTTGGAACTTCAAAGGGCGGCGAAGCCGGGGCGTGGCGCCGACGCAGTGGCGTGGATGACCAAGGCTCGTCGGGCGGAGGCGGAAGGCAGGCGAGAGGCCGCGTACCGCGCGGCATGTCGGGTGAAAGAGATGGCGCCGCGTTCGTCGTCCGTCCGCCGGGTAATCGGCGTCGCGGCATGGCACACGGATCGTTGGCACGAGGCATCGCAGGAATTGCTGGCCTATCGTCGGTTCACGGGCGATTGCTCCTTCGACCCTGCGATCGCGGAGTGCTACCGGCGCCTTGGACGCCCGGAGCGGGCGAGGGACTTCCTGGCCCCCCTGAAGCCCGAAGATGTGTCGGCTCCGGTCTGGGCCGACGCACAGGTGGTGCGAGCCCGCAGCTTCGCCGACGTAGGGCGGGCGGAGGTTGGGCGAGATCTACTGGAGTCTGCGCTGCGAGCAGCACGCAGTCCCGCCGCGCGGGATCGCCTTCGCGGCGGCCTGGAGTCCCTGGCGGCGGCGCCGCAGTAGGGCGGTCGTGCGGGATCCACGGCGACACTCGCACATTGCCCTCGTGGGCAGTGGCGAGTTCACGCCCGCCATGGCGGACATCGATCGGGAGATCCTGGAGTCCATTGGTCCGGCGCCCAACGTGGTGATCTTGCCGACGGCCGCAGGAGGGGAAGATCCGCAGGATTGGGCGCTGCGTGGAATCGAGCACTTTTGGCGACTCGGAGCGCGCAGCGTGGGGCTGATGGTGATCGACCGGGCGCACGCAGAGGACCCCGACAACGTCCGTATCGTCGAGCGCGCGGACCTGTTGTACATCTCCGGAGGAAAGACTGCCCGGCTGCTTACCGCGTTGGAGGGTTCCCCGCTGTGGGAAGGGTTCCTCGTCGCGCGCGAGGCCGGTGCGTGGCTCGTCGGGTCGTCGGCCGGCGCGATGGCGCTGGGGGACTGGGCGCTTGTGCACCGGCCCGAAGACGGGCACGGGACGCCGACGTTGTGGACCCCGGGGCTCGGGATATTGCAGGGATATGCTGTTGTTCCTCATTTTGATCGCTGGACTGAGGCCGAAGCGCTCGCGGACGAGATCAGCCGGTCGTGCTCAGTCATCGGGATCGACGAGGACACTGCAGTTCTCTTGCACGGGACTCACGCCATCGTCGCGGGGGCGGGTCGAGCACGCGTCATCGGCGGCGAGCACGCGGGTCCGTGGCGTGCGAACGGCGAGCGCTTCGACCTAATCTAGTGGTGAGTCGAGAAATACCGAAGGTATCCGGCGGCACTTGAGCGAAAAGCGTTGAGGGCCTCGAACTTCGCCACGAGTTCCGGACGATCGTGAACGGCGGCGTAGTCGGCGGCGGTGCGCTCTAGCAACCGCTCGGCGAGGAAGTCGATGTCGTGCGACTCGGCCATCGCGTCCCGGACGATGTCGCCGTAACGCACGAGGCGCTCCTCTGCCTCGACCAGCATGTCCCGGTCGGCCGGCGCAGGTCCGAAGTGCGTTAGATACAACCCGGAAGGCCGGCGCTCGCGGAACCTTCGCAGTGTTGACAGAGCGAGGTCTAAGTCGAAATCCGGTGGGGGCGTAGCCGGTCGCAGCACGTCGGCTTCGGGCAGGTACACGCCCATTGCGTCCCCGACGAAGATGACGCCCGATTCCGAGTCCTGGACGGCCATGTGGTGTCGCGCGTGTCCCGTTGCCTGGATGATCTCGAGAGTGCGGCCGGCACCGAGGTCGATGATGTCGCCGGCGTCGACCGCGCGCAGCCGTTCGACCGGAACCGGCTGAAGGGGACCGAACAGGGTGTCCAACCGAGAGCCAAAGACGCGAGCGGCACTCGCCATGAGCTTCGTCGGGTCCGCCAGGTGCGACGCGCCGTCGCGGTGGACGATGATCTGCGCGCGCGGGAACAACGCGGCCAAGTCGCCGGCTCCACCGGCGTGGTCTAGGTGAATGTGCGAAACGACGATGTAGGCAAGATCCCCGGCACCGATGCCGAGTTGCGCGAGGCCGGCGACGAGCGTCGCAGCTACCGTCGCCGGTCCCGTCTCGAAGAGTGCCGGACGGTCGCCGGGGATGAGGAAACCGGCGACCAGTTCGCTCATCCCCGCCATCTCGGTGTCGATTGCGACGATGCCGCCCTCTAACTGAATCGTGTTCGGCATGAGCGGCTTCGCCTCTGTCAGTCCAGCGGGCGCAGAACGACGCCCGTGGCGGGTTTCGGAATGAAATAGGTCGATTTCTGAGGCATGGCGTCACCGGCTTCGGCTACTGCCCGAACCGCGTCGAACGGCATTGGGGCCAGCAGGAAGGCGAGCGTGGCGCGGCCCTGGGAAATCTCTTCGACTGCCTCGACGGGGCTGTGCACGAAATGCGGGGTGATCCCGTCGAGCAGGCGGTCGAAGACAAGTGCGTGCAGCACCGAGACGTCGAGATCCCTCCACGCCTGCGACCGGTTGGCCGGCATGGCCTCCGCCTCGGCTGCGTGGTCGCGCAGAGTAAGCCACCAGGACTGCGAAGCGTCGAGCATGCAGAACGTGCGGCCGCCCGTTTGTCGACCGGCGAGTTCAGCGGCGAGGGTCTTCGGATCACCGGCGGCAGGCTCGATGTCGAATACGGCCGACAGTCTTGCCAGTGCGTCCTCGGAGGTGATTCCTTCGACAACCCGGTGGATGGGAAGCAATGATGGACCGAAGCGCGAAGCGTCCACGAGGAACGTCATCTTGGCATCCCATGGGCCCGGCCCGTCGATCGCGCGGCGTTCGTCGCGGTAGGTCTGGGCGGTGCGCCAGCGATGGTGCCCGTCCGCGATTACCACCGACGCCTTTTCAATTGCGCGCGTGACTGCGCCGACGGCTTGGGGGTCGCTCAAGCACCATACGAGGTGTTCGATGCCGTCGGGTGTGGTGAATTGCGCGGCGGGCTCTGCGGAGGCTGCTGCGTCGATCGCGGCGTGGGCTGCGGCGTCGTCGCTGTCGTAGACGCAGAAGACGCAGTCCAGGTTGGTCTCGGCGGCGCGCAGAAGGCTTAGCCGGTCTTCCACGATCTTGGCGTATGTGCGCTCGTGGGGAAGCACTCCGCCGTCTGCGGGCTCGGCCAAGGTGACTGCAGCGAGGATGCCTCGCTGCGTGCGCCTCACACCGTCGAGCACATATCGCTGCTCGTAGACGTACAGGGATTCCCGGTCGTCACGACGCAAGACGCCGGAGCTGACCCATTCGTCGAGCTGGGCGCGCGCGCGCTCGTAGCGTGTTTGGTCTGGACCGCCGGGGACTGGTTGGGGGAGGACGAGGCGAACGACGTTGTACGGGCTCAAAGCTTCGAACTGCTCACGCTGCGTCGGCGAGATGACGTCGTATGGAGGGGAGACCACGGTGCTGAGATCTCCGGCGACTAAGGGGTCGTAGCGGAGACCGCGAAAGGGCGTGACTTCAGGCATGTCCCGTGTATAGCACTCCGGGCGCGGGGCGGGCGAATGCGCACTGTGCGCCGGACAAATCGCGAGCGGTTACACTGCCGTGCCGTGATTCTCGCCCAGGCCTTTCAGCGATTCGCCTTCGACCTCGATGGTGTGGTGTGGAAGGGGGACGACCCGATTCCCGGGGCTCCCGAGACCATCCGCGCGCTCAGGGACGCCGGCAAGCGCGTGTGCTTCGTAACAAACAACTCAGCCGAGGTGGCCGACACGTACGTGCGGAAACTCGACCGGATGGGCGCGGGGGCGACGGCTTCGGAAATCGTATCGAGCGCCGACGCTACCGCGCACATGCTCGATCGGGATGTCCCCGGCGTGCGCGGCCGGCTGGCTTTTGTCATAGGCGGTGAGGGATTGCGCGCCGCAGTTGCCTCGGTCGGCGCGAGACTCGCCAGCCTCGAAGAGGGCTCGGACGCGTCGGTCGTCGTGGTCGGCATCGATCGGGACTTGACCTATGACAAGCTCCGCGCCGCGACCTTGGCGATTCGAAAAGGGGCCACGTTCATTGCGAGCAACGCGGACGCGACCTATCCCTACCCCGAGGGCTTGGTGCCGGGAGCCGGCGCGATCGTCGCGGCGCTGCGGACTGCCTCCGGAGTCGAACCGGCGGTCGCGGGCAAGCCGGATCCGACCATGCTGGAGATCGCGGCCGAGCGGCTGGGAGGAACGCCCGCGCTCGCGGTTGGGGATCGCTTGGACACCGACATCCTCGCGGCACACACCGCCGGATGGCCGTGTGTGCTGGTGCTTTCCGGCGCCTCGGGCGTTCCCGACTTGGCAGTCGCGCGCGTCTGGCCGGATTTCATCGTCCGTCGGCTAAGCGACCTGCTCGTCGACCGCCCTTTCGCGAAGGTGCGGTCGGCGACCGGGCCGGATCTCCCACATATCGCAGGCATTCTGCACGCCGGAGGGTTGATTTCCGGGGCTGCGCGGGAGCGTCTGGGAAGAACAGTGGTTGCCGAGGTGGATCGGAAAGTGATTGGGACGGGAGCTTGGGAACTCGCGGGCGAATCGGCGATCCTGCGCTCAGTTGGGGTGGACGAGGCATGTCGCGGAGCCGGAGTGGGCACGCTCGTCGTAGGGGCGGTGCTGCGCAGGATTGCTGAGGCCGGCCACAGGGATGTCTACCTGGCGACTGATGGCGCCGAGGAGTTCTTCGTTTTGTGCGGCTTCCGTCCGTTTGCGCGCGAGGACGCTCCACCGGCGGTGATCGAGCATCGACAGATTGCTCGGGAGTGTCCGAGCACGGCCACGCTCATGCGTTTGAGATTGCCGTTTGCTTGAGTGGCAACTGCCATCTCAGAGTGACAGACGCGCCGGCGGACGCCGTGGCCTGAAGAGCCCCAGCAGGAGCATGCCCGCGATGAAGCCTCCCACGTGGGCCATGTATGCGACGCCGGTGCTCCCGGTGACGGACCCAAGCCCCTGGAAGACCTGCAGTAGGAACCAGAGTCCAAGTACGACCACCGCGGGCAGGTCGACGATCGTGATGAAGAAGAAGATCACGAGTGTGCGCACCCGTGCGCGGGGGAACGCAAGCAGATACGCCCCCAGGACGCCGGCGATCGCTCCCGAAGCTCCGACCATCGGAGTACCCGAATCCGGCGAGACAAAGGACTGCGCGAAGGTCGCGATGAGGCCGCACAGAAGATAGAAGAGCAGGAATCGCGCGCGCCCGAGGCGGTCCTCGATGTTGTTGCCGAAGATCCACAAGTACAGCATGTTGCCGGCGATGTGCAGAAAGCCGGCGTGCAGGAACATCGAGCGCAGCACCGATAACCACACGTTCTTGTTTGGGCAGAACGCCTCCTGGACTCTCACGATGGAGCTGGACGGGTCCACGTCTCCTCGGCGCGCGGCCTCCGCGGCAGACCTCCCATGAGTGATTTCGTAGGGGATCGCTGCAGAACAGACTGCGTAGTTTCGTTGCTCCGTCGTGCCGGCTCCGAAGCTGGGCTGGACGAAGATGAACATCACGAGGTTGATCACGATCAGAGCGGGAACAACGATCGCGCCCCGGCGAATCGGGTTGTCGTCGCGAAGCGGGATCATGTCTCTAGAAGAAACGGCGCAGCAGCAGGAGGTCCGCGGGGGACGCGTCCACGCGAACGCGCCGCATCAGCAAGGCCGGTCCGACCGGCAGTCGTCCCTGGATCATGGCGATGAGATCGTCGCTTCGCGCGGTGATGCGAACGTCGGCGTGGGACTTCGGATCTGCCGCCTCGACCTCGAGGATGCGCGCGTCGCGGATCTCGGCGCGGTACGCAGTTCCGAGGTCGGGGACGATGCACAGGATCGTCCTGTCCGGAATCGACCCAGGCGGCGGGTCGGCCTGATCCAAGCCGTCCATGAGGGAGCGCAGGGACTGTTCGATGTCGTCGGTGGTTGCCACGGGCACGAGGATACCAAGCGCGCCCGGGCGCGCGGGCCCCGGCCGCCGGACGGCGTATAGTTGGTTCGATGGATGAACCCCGGATCGATAATGAACTGGAGCGCATTGCGCAGCTTCCGCTCGACCAGCGTGCGGCCGAACTTGAGGTGATCGAGCAGGGTTTGCGCGCCTCGCTCGACGACGCTCCGAAGGCGTGAATCCCGGGGAGGTGGCCCTCCGGATGGGCCGGTTCGTGTCGCGCGGGGGCGAGAAGCTCGACGGAGCGCTGCGCGTGCTCGAGTTGGACGTCGCAGGTATGCGCGCGCTGGACGCCGGTGCGGCGACCGGCGGCTTCACTCACTGTCTGCTTTCGCGCGGGGTCGTCTCGGTTGTTGCTGTGGACGTGGCTTACGGCCAACTGGCGTGGGAACTGCGCACCGACCCAAGGGTGCAGGTCGTGGAGCGCACCAATGTCCGAAATCTCACGGCGGAATCCGTTGGAGGCGTGGTCGATCTGGTCGTCGCCGACTTGTCGTTCATCTCGCTGGCGGTCGTCGCCGATGCTCTGGTGTCGGTTGCCGGGGAGGGAGGGCGGTTGCTCGTCATGGTGAAGCCGCAGTTCGAGCTTCCTCGTGCCCGGGTTCCCCGTGGCGGCGTGGTGCGCGCGCCTGAGGACTGGAGTGCCGCCGCCCGTTCGGTGGCCGATGCGTACCGCGCGCGCGGATGCGTTCTTCTCGGGGCCGCTCCGTCGTCGTTGACAGGTCCTAAGGGGAACCGAGAGTTCTTCCTTCTATTCGGACGCGAGGGTGTCGACGCCTCCGATGAGGTTATCGATGCGGCGATAGAGGCTGCGCCGTGAAGCGAGTCGGGATCGTGCTGCACGGTGCCCGTCCGGAGGCTGCAGCGACTGCGGGCAGGCTCGCGGAACTCTTGCGCGCACAATCGATTGAAGTCGTCGCACTGGAGAGCGATGCCGCGCGCGTGCCGGGGTCCACGGTGACACCCGTCACTGAATTCTCCGACGACTTGGATCTGGTGTTTGTGCTCGGAGGGGATGGGACGCTGCTTCGTGCGGCGGAAATGGTCGGACCCCGCGGAGTGCCGCTGCTAGGGGTGAACTTTGGCGGTCTCGGCTTCTTGTCGGCGATCGAGCGAGGAGATCTGGAGTCCGAACTGGTTCACATCCTCGAGGGCGGCTTCCACGTCGAGGATCGGATGGTGCTGGCGGGGGAGATCGTCGACGGCGAGCGAACGACGCCGGTGTGGGCCATGAACGACGTCATCATCGAGAAGGCGTCGATTGGTCGCGCGATCAAGCTGGCGGTGTCGATCGGGGGCGAACCGTTTGTTTCTATTGCCGCCGACGGCATCATTATTGCGACGCCGACCGGCTCGACGGCGTACTCGTTCTCGGCGGGCGGCCCGGTGGTTTCACCGAAGATCGACTGCTTGATCGTTACGCCGGTCTCGCCGCACGGCCTGTTCCGAGCGCCGGTGATCGTCCCGCCCGATGAAGAGGTGCTGATCAACGTCCTTCCGGCCCTCGACGTAGGAGGACTTTCGGCTGACGGCCAGGAAGCGGTCGCGCTGTCGGCGAACGCTCAGATTCGGCTTCGCGCGCAGGCGCGCGGGGTGCGACTGGCAACGATCGATTCGACCCCGTTCTGGCGGATGGTTCACAGGAAGTTTGAGCTTCCCGGAGGACGGC from Actinomycetota bacterium encodes the following:
- the ltrA gene encoding group II intron reverse transcriptase/maturase, producing MRLPVPGIEDPHPTRSLWDDVFAVSNIERAIRRVERNKGAPGIDGVSTQELRSHWRTHWPAINAALDAGAYQPAPVRRVEIPKPDGGVRVLGVPTVQDRVIQQAILQVLTPIFDPTFSEQSFGFRPNRSAHQAVNAARRFVEEGSEVVVEIDLDRFFDRINHDMLMARVARKVKDKQVRKLIRSLLNAGVMDAGVCVRTEEGTPQGGPLSPLLANVMLDDLDQELEKRGHRFVRYADDLTIYVESERAGQRVFESICGFIEKRLKLRVNRSKSKVVSATRAHLLGFGLLKRKGTVGVRIDSLAKRKAKDRIRRLTSRSRGVSMERRIREVNAYIRGWVNYFGLSDTPSTFDELDQWLRRRLRQARWKQWKRIRTKVRMLRSLGIPKQKAYEWANTRKGSWRTAGSAPLQRAMPNAYWSALGLVGFTEAYRRVRESLRTAGCGPACPVV
- a CDS encoding Type 1 glutamine amidotransferase-like domain-containing protein; translation: MRDPRRHSHIALVGSGEFTPAMADIDREILESIGPAPNVVILPTAAGGEDPQDWALRGIEHFWRLGARSVGLMVIDRAHAEDPDNVRIVERADLLYISGGKTARLLTALEGSPLWEGFLVAREAGAWLVGSSAGAMALGDWALVHRPEDGHGTPTLWTPGLGILQGYAVVPHFDRWTEAEALADEISRSCSVIGIDEDTAVLLHGTHAIVAGAGRARVIGGEHAGPWRANGERFDLI
- a CDS encoding MBL fold metallo-hydrolase, whose product is MPNTIQLEGGIVAIDTEMAGMSELVAGFLIPGDRPALFETGPATVAATLVAGLAQLGIGAGDLAYIVVSHIHLDHAGGAGDLAALFPRAQIIVHRDGASHLADPTKLMASAARVFGSRLDTLFGPLQPVPVERLRAVDAGDIIDLGAGRTLEIIQATGHARHHMAVQDSESGVIFVGDAMGVYLPEADVLRPATPPPDFDLDLALSTLRRFRERRPSGLYLTHFGPAPADRDMLVEAEERLVRYGDIVRDAMAESHDIDFLAERLLERTAADYAAVHDRPELVAKFEALNAFRSSAAGYLRYFSTHH
- a CDS encoding DUF1015 domain-containing protein, which encodes MPEVTPFRGLRYDPLVAGDLSTVVSPPYDVISPTQREQFEALSPYNVVRLVLPQPVPGGPDQTRYERARAQLDEWVSSGVLRRDDRESLYVYEQRYVLDGVRRTQRGILAAVTLAEPADGGVLPHERTYAKIVEDRLSLLRAAETNLDCVFCVYDSDDAAAHAAIDAAASAEPAAQFTTPDGIEHLVWCLSDPQAVGAVTRAIEKASVVIADGHHRWRTAQTYRDERRAIDGPGPWDAKMTFLVDASRFGPSLLPIHRVVEGITSEDALARLSAVFDIEPAAGDPKTLAAELAGRQTGGRTFCMLDASQSWWLTLRDHAAEAEAMPANRSQAWRDLDVSVLHALVFDRLLDGITPHFVHSPVEAVEEISQGRATLAFLLAPMPFDAVRAVAEAGDAMPQKSTYFIPKPATGVVLRPLD
- a CDS encoding HAD-IIA family hydrolase, coding for MILAQAFQRFAFDLDGVVWKGDDPIPGAPETIRALRDAGKRVCFVTNNSAEVADTYVRKLDRMGAGATASEIVSSADATAHMLDRDVPGVRGRLAFVIGGEGLRAAVASVGARLASLEEGSDASVVVVGIDRDLTYDKLRAATLAIRKGATFIASNADATYPYPEGLVPGAGAIVAALRTASGVEPAVAGKPDPTMLEIAAERLGGTPALAVGDRLDTDILAAHTAGWPCVLVLSGASGVPDLAVARVWPDFIVRRLSDLLVDRPFAKVRSATGPDLPHIAGILHAGGLISGAARERLGRTVVAEVDRKVIGTGAWELAGESAILRSVGVDEACRGAGVGTLVVGAVLRRIAEAGHRDVYLATDGAEEFFVLCGFRPFAREDAPPAVIEHRQIARECPSTATLMRLRLPFA
- a CDS encoding rhomboid family intramembrane serine protease, whose protein sequence is MIPLRDDNPIRRGAIVVPALIVINLVMFIFVQPSFGAGTTEQRNYAVCSAAIPYEITHGRSAAEAARRGDVDPSSSIVRVQEAFCPNKNVWLSVLRSMFLHAGFLHIAGNMLYLWIFGNNIEDRLGRARFLLFYLLCGLIATFAQSFVSPDSGTPMVGASGAIAGVLGAYLLAFPRARVRTLVIFFFITIVDLPAVVVLGLWFLLQVFQGLGSVTGSTGVAYMAHVGGFIAGMLLLGLFRPRRPPARLSL
- a CDS encoding alkyl sulfatase, translated to MATTDDIEQSLRSLMDGLDQADPPPGSIPDRTILCIVPDLGTAYRAEIRDARILEVEAADPKSHADVRITARSDDLIAMIQGRLPVGPALLMRRVRVDASPADLLLLRRFF
- a CDS encoding SAM-dependent methyltransferase, coding for MGRFVSRGGEKLDGALRVLELDVAGMRALDAGAATGGFTHCLLSRGVVSVVAVDVAYGQLAWELRTDPRVQVVERTNVRNLTAESVGGVVDLVVADLSFISLAVVADALVSVAGEGGRLLVMVKPQFELPRARVPRGGVVRAPEDWSAAARSVADAYRARGCVLLGAAPSSLTGPKGNREFFLLFGREGVDASDEVIDAAIEAAP
- a CDS encoding NAD(+)/NADH kinase: MKRVGIVLHGARPEAAATAGRLAELLRAQSIEVVALESDAARVPGSTVTPVTEFSDDLDLVFVLGGDGTLLRAAEMVGPRGVPLLGVNFGGLGFLSAIERGDLESELVHILEGGFHVEDRMVLAGEIVDGERTTPVWAMNDVIIEKASIGRAIKLAVSIGGEPFVSIAADGIIIATPTGSTAYSFSAGGPVVSPKIDCLIVTPVSPHGLFRAPVIVPPDEEVLINVLPALDVGGLSADGQEAVALSANAQIRLRAQARGVRLATIDSTPFWRMVHRKFELPGGRR